One segment of Pontibacter akesuensis DNA contains the following:
- a CDS encoding enolase C-terminal domain-like protein has protein sequence MLIWRIEALDLKLQYSRSAAQAAGNGKINFLVQVSDGTYSGFGEAALALRYGETPELLLKQYKVLLLAGLPQLQSMDELLQLLVQHPPVNALRFAIESAYLHYFCQHKAIPVYQLLGQSLPQAQATGFTLPALEPWQVREFVQHHDLDRFQHLKVRVSPEAGMPLVHELLQVTDLPLVLDGHESWQNPDALLVFLESLDRRRVLFVEQPMPAAKVAAYAHLKNETPIPLIAEESLTDEADFDMLRTQFHGISIRLMKAGGYLNTVRLLQQAKNNGLLTVLNSVVETSLSTWSALQLSNAFDFVDLSGFLALEQDPFGLVKEREGFLYL, from the coding sequence ATGCTGATATGGCGCATCGAGGCCCTGGACCTGAAATTACAGTATAGCCGCAGTGCGGCACAGGCCGCAGGCAACGGGAAGATCAATTTCCTCGTGCAGGTGTCGGACGGCACGTACAGTGGGTTTGGGGAGGCAGCACTTGCCCTGCGCTATGGCGAAACACCCGAGCTGCTGCTGAAACAGTACAAAGTCCTGCTGCTGGCTGGCCTACCCCAGCTGCAAAGTATGGATGAGCTCCTGCAGTTGCTGGTGCAGCACCCACCGGTGAATGCGCTCCGCTTTGCCATTGAGTCGGCTTACCTGCATTACTTTTGCCAGCACAAGGCCATACCGGTTTACCAGCTGCTGGGCCAGTCGCTGCCGCAGGCGCAGGCCACCGGCTTTACCTTGCCCGCGCTGGAGCCGTGGCAAGTGCGGGAGTTTGTGCAGCACCACGACCTGGACCGGTTTCAGCACCTGAAAGTGAGGGTGAGCCCGGAAGCAGGCATGCCCCTGGTGCACGAGCTGCTGCAGGTCACGGATTTGCCGCTTGTGCTGGATGGCCATGAAAGCTGGCAGAACCCTGATGCGCTGCTGGTATTCCTGGAGAGCCTTGACCGCCGGCGCGTGCTTTTTGTGGAGCAGCCAATGCCCGCTGCTAAGGTAGCTGCCTATGCGCATCTCAAAAACGAAACCCCGATCCCGCTGATTGCAGAGGAGTCGCTGACCGATGAGGCTGATTTCGACATGCTGCGCACACAGTTTCACGGCATCAGCATCCGGCTTATGAAAGCGGGCGGCTACCTGAACACTGTGCGGCTGCTGCAGCAGGCCAAAAACAACGGACTTCTGACGGTGTTGAACTCGGTGGTGGAGACAAGCCTAAGCACCTGGAGCGCGCTGCAACTCTCCAACGCTTTCGATTTTGTGGATCTTAGCGGCTTCCTGGCGCTGGAGCAGGACCCTTTCGGGCTGGTGAAGGAGCGGGAGGGGTTTCTGTACCTGTAG
- a CDS encoding nucleotidyltransferase family protein yields MELTHDFQEFVQKLNARGAEYIIAGGFAVAVYGYPRYTGDIDIWINPTSENAGKVLQVLQDMGYSDKEVNLEDLTTTDVVVQLGFPPNRIDLATGLTGITFDACWKNRATMPFGGEMANFISLKDLKKNKKATARQQDLLDLQNLPE; encoded by the coding sequence ATGGAGCTGACACACGATTTTCAAGAGTTCGTACAAAAGCTGAACGCCCGTGGGGCAGAGTACATCATAGCTGGTGGCTTTGCCGTGGCGGTGTATGGCTATCCGCGCTACACAGGCGATATCGATATCTGGATTAACCCCACTTCTGAAAATGCTGGGAAAGTACTGCAGGTGCTGCAGGACATGGGCTATTCCGACAAGGAAGTGAACCTGGAGGACCTCACTACCACGGATGTGGTGGTGCAACTGGGATTCCCGCCTAACCGCATTGACCTGGCCACCGGCCTGACAGGCATTACGTTTGACGCCTGCTGGAAGAACAGAGCCACCATGCCCTTTGGGGGCGAAATGGCGAATTTCATCAGCCTGAAAGATCTCAAAAAGAACAAAAAGGCTACTGCCCGCCAGCAGGACCTGCTGGACCTCCAAAACCTGCCCGAGTAA
- a CDS encoding dicarboxylate/amino acid:cation symporter: MKKSLLPMAALLSITVAAILTVLQQYSFISLPAEVLMGVRWTVVGVLLLYGLQKRSLTTWILVSMVVGCAIGYDFPGFAVSLNVLSKIFLKLIKTIIAPLIFATLVVGIAGHSNLKQVGSMGWKAILYFEIVTTLALFIGLAAINISRAGVGIDPGLAQSQEEIAPVAAQSTSDIILHVFPENIVKSISEGQVLQIVVFSVLFAIGLAMVGEKKRKPMLDFCESLSETMFKFTNIIMYFAPIGVGAAIAYTVGHMGFGILLNLFQLLITLYVALIVFAVVVLLPVALIARVPIVRFLKAISGPVSIAFATTSSEAALPRAMEEMEKLGVPRKIVAFVMPTGYSFNLDGTTLYLALASVFVAQAAGINLTWEQQLVMVFTLMLTSKGVAGVPRASLVILLGTVASFNLPVWPVFAILGIDELMDMARTSVNVTGNCLATAVVARWEGEFHPEREVGLVETSNPELLQKLEEENRVAKLV; this comes from the coding sequence ATGAAAAAGTCTTTATTACCGATGGCGGCGCTGCTAAGTATAACTGTGGCGGCCATCCTGACTGTACTGCAGCAGTACAGCTTTATTTCACTGCCGGCAGAGGTGCTGATGGGCGTGCGTTGGACGGTGGTGGGCGTTTTGCTGCTCTACGGCCTGCAGAAGCGCTCCCTCACCACCTGGATTCTGGTCAGCATGGTGGTGGGCTGCGCCATAGGCTACGACTTCCCCGGGTTTGCCGTCAGCCTGAACGTGCTGAGCAAGATCTTCCTCAAGCTGATCAAGACCATCATCGCCCCGCTTATCTTCGCCACGCTGGTGGTGGGCATTGCCGGCCACTCCAACCTGAAGCAGGTGGGCAGCATGGGTTGGAAAGCCATCCTGTACTTTGAGATCGTTACCACGCTGGCCCTGTTCATCGGCCTGGCCGCCATCAACATCAGCCGCGCCGGCGTGGGCATAGACCCGGGACTGGCGCAGAGCCAGGAGGAGATCGCCCCGGTGGCCGCGCAGAGCACATCCGACATCATCCTGCACGTGTTCCCCGAGAACATCGTGAAGTCCATATCCGAGGGGCAGGTGCTGCAGATTGTGGTGTTCAGCGTCCTGTTCGCCATCGGCCTTGCCATGGTGGGCGAGAAGAAGCGCAAGCCGATGCTGGACTTCTGCGAGAGCCTCTCCGAGACCATGTTCAAGTTCACCAACATCATCATGTACTTCGCCCCGATCGGTGTGGGCGCCGCCATTGCCTACACGGTGGGGCACATGGGCTTCGGCATCCTGCTGAACCTGTTCCAGCTGCTCATCACCCTCTACGTGGCCCTGATCGTCTTTGCGGTGGTGGTGCTGCTGCCGGTGGCCCTGATCGCCCGCGTGCCGATCGTGCGTTTCCTGAAAGCCATCTCCGGCCCGGTGTCCATCGCCTTTGCCACCACCAGCTCGGAGGCGGCCCTGCCGCGCGCCATGGAGGAGATGGAGAAGCTGGGCGTGCCGCGCAAGATCGTGGCCTTCGTTATGCCTACCGGCTACAGCTTTAACCTCGACGGCACTACCTTGTATCTGGCCCTCGCCTCCGTTTTCGTGGCCCAGGCCGCGGGCATCAACCTGACGTGGGAGCAGCAGCTGGTGATGGTGTTCACCCTGATGCTGACGAGCAAAGGCGTGGCCGGTGTGCCGCGCGCCTCCCTGGTGATCCTGCTGGGCACCGTGGCCTCGTTCAACCTGCCGGTGTGGCCGGTGTTCGCCATACTTGGCATCGACGAGCTGATGGACATGGCCCGCACATCGGTGAACGTGACCGGTAACTGCCTTGCCACCGCCGTAGTGGCCCGCTGGGAGGGCGAGTTCCACCCGGAGCGCGAAGTAGGCCTGGTGGAAACCTCGAACCCGGAGTTGCTTCAGAAACTGGAGGAAGAAAACAGAGTTGCAAAATTGGTGTAA
- a CDS encoding NHL repeat-containing protein, giving the protein MHVDPQGNIYVVEYGSKRVQKYPPGNSVGITVAGERIEGQTSSHLVFPHGLFVDAEGNVYVTDSHYDRVQKWAPGATEGVIVAGGKGPGNAAFQLTEPTGIFVDEKGYIYVADSGNARVQRWRQE; this is encoded by the coding sequence ATCCACGTGGACCCACAGGGAAACATTTATGTTGTTGAGTACGGGAGCAAGCGTGTTCAAAAGTATCCCCCTGGAAACTCGGTAGGTATCACTGTCGCAGGAGAAAGAATAGAAGGCCAAACATCAAGCCATCTTGTATTTCCTCATGGTTTGTTTGTGGATGCTGAAGGTAATGTTTATGTAACGGACTCTCATTATGACCGCGTCCAGAAGTGGGCACCAGGAGCCACTGAGGGTGTTATTGTTGCTGGAGGCAAAGGACCAGGTAACGCAGCTTTCCAGTTAACTGAGCCAACAGGCATCTTTGTGGATGAAAAGGGATACATCTATGTAGCTGATTCTGGAAATGCACGTGTACAGAGGTGGAGGCAAGAATAG
- a CDS encoding NHL repeat-containing protein — translation MKHYISLPLLRSFAFSLLLLTISCGEKEEAPEPAPKEPLVVTVAGGNNFGDNDNQLSFHAKGVHVDAEGNVYVSDEANHRVQKWAPGALKGITVAGGKGWGSAANQLDNPWGVFVDKAGNIYVADSRNNRVQK, via the coding sequence ATGAAACATTACATTTCTCTCCCCCTTTTAAGAAGTTTTGCTTTTTCGCTGCTCCTATTAACTATTTCTTGCGGTGAAAAGGAAGAAGCGCCCGAGCCAGCGCCAAAGGAGCCCTTAGTAGTTACTGTGGCAGGCGGCAATAATTTTGGAGATAATGATAACCAACTTAGCTTTCATGCTAAAGGTGTACACGTTGACGCAGAAGGTAATGTGTATGTATCTGATGAAGCCAACCACCGCGTACAGAAATGGGCACCAGGTGCCTTAAAAGGCATAACCGTAGCGGGAGGGAAAGGTTGGGGCAGTGCAGCCAACCAGTTAGACAATCCATGGGGAGTTTTCGTTGACAAGGCAGGTAACATTTATGTAGCTGACTCCAGAAACAACCGTGTTCAGAAGTAG
- a CDS encoding gliding motility-associated C-terminal domain-containing protein, protein MNLRICSLIIFLLFPLFSDSSNLIAQDNGWLKRYGSSETNNFSSSLLTPAGDVILTGYFTGGEGRMLLGNVELVSHAPKEKSCGFIAKVNRSGETVWAQTLQSTFGGVLHTATLDTKGNIYVMGNFIGELTYGSQKYVSFPNTPQSFLAKYDPEGRPLWVWMAPASIYFNAFNAVAADPLNNIYFAYNESQTIYSDRLGYNLKLAKLDVNGNLLSDQLIAESVHSIGCTSIKFNTQLQPVLLGSYKDKIVIGSQEHASPNTFNMFLLKSTTNGIPLWSIDIGKNAHTLSGSSELALDDANNIYVAGSFSDSPAKVTVLKKFNLNGRLIWQYTLDRELVPYLGGLAGTSLKITSSHHIILTGFFSGDVSFGSTRFKTQFPEYTDLFVTKITKDGQVAGAIRSDAKGAVNPMSILINNMGDFYVSGSFVSDNFVFQNSTSKQSGNFYDIFLLKGSLAALETNEIPEEIEENNSPALIIPNIITPNGDGKNDAFVINTLQQDTENLILIYNRWGKLVYQSKSYQNDWSAAGLPNGSYFYVLQHLKTNRQYKGWVEVMR, encoded by the coding sequence ATGAATCTTAGAATCTGCTCCCTTATAATATTTCTACTTTTCCCCCTTTTTAGCGACAGCTCTAACCTAATTGCACAAGATAATGGATGGCTGAAAAGATACGGCAGTTCTGAAACTAACAATTTTAGCTCTTCTCTTCTTACACCAGCGGGTGACGTAATTTTAACAGGATACTTTACAGGAGGTGAAGGCAGGATGCTTTTGGGTAATGTTGAACTAGTCAGTCATGCTCCTAAAGAGAAAAGCTGTGGATTTATTGCAAAGGTAAACAGAAGTGGTGAAACTGTCTGGGCACAGACACTACAGAGCACTTTTGGAGGAGTTCTGCATACAGCCACCCTAGATACTAAGGGAAACATATACGTTATGGGAAATTTTATAGGGGAATTAACATATGGCTCTCAAAAATACGTTAGCTTTCCAAATACTCCTCAAAGCTTCCTGGCAAAATATGATCCGGAGGGCAGACCTCTTTGGGTTTGGATGGCACCTGCCTCCATCTATTTTAATGCATTTAATGCAGTTGCTGCCGACCCCTTGAATAACATTTATTTCGCTTACAATGAATCACAAACAATATATTCTGATAGACTGGGATATAATCTTAAACTAGCAAAATTAGATGTAAATGGAAATCTGCTTTCAGACCAGTTGATAGCAGAATCAGTACATTCAATCGGTTGTACTTCCATTAAATTTAATACACAGTTACAACCTGTATTGCTGGGATCTTATAAAGACAAGATTGTAATAGGAAGTCAGGAGCATGCATCACCAAATACATTTAACATGTTCCTACTAAAATCTACAACAAACGGAATACCCCTATGGTCTATAGACATAGGCAAAAATGCTCACACCTTAAGCGGAAGCAGTGAGTTAGCCCTAGATGATGCAAATAACATATATGTTGCAGGTAGCTTTTCTGATTCACCTGCAAAGGTTACTGTACTCAAGAAATTTAATTTAAATGGAAGGCTGATCTGGCAATATACCCTTGACAGAGAACTGGTGCCCTATTTAGGCGGCTTAGCGGGCACAAGTTTAAAAATTACTAGTAGCCACCATATTATACTTACAGGCTTTTTCTCCGGTGATGTTAGTTTCGGTTCAACTCGTTTCAAGACACAATTTCCAGAATACACAGATCTTTTTGTTACTAAAATAACCAAAGACGGACAAGTAGCAGGGGCAATCCGCTCAGATGCAAAAGGCGCTGTCAATCCCATGTCTATACTTATTAATAACATGGGCGATTTCTACGTGTCTGGTTCTTTTGTATCAGACAACTTCGTTTTTCAAAATTCAACATCGAAGCAATCAGGAAACTTTTACGATATATTTCTTTTGAAAGGCTCTCTTGCGGCTCTGGAAACAAATGAAATACCAGAAGAAATAGAAGAAAATAATAGTCCGGCTCTCATCATACCTAATATCATCACGCCTAATGGTGATGGGAAGAATGATGCTTTTGTTATAAACACGCTACAGCAAGATACAGAGAACCTAATTCTGATATACAACAGGTGGGGCAAGCTCGTATACCAGTCTAAATCCTATCAAAATGACTGGTCTGCCGCCGGACTTCCTAATGGCTCTTATTTCTATGTGCTGCAGCACCTTAAAACAAACCGGCAATACAAAGGCTGGGTGGAGGTAATGAGATAG
- a CDS encoding YceI family protein: MKKYVILASLASALVFSASAGNTNNAAAKAATEVAAPAKARAYNVDVAKSDLKWHAKKVTGEHMGNIGLKSGQMLVEGNKIVGGTFVIDMNAMTCSDIKDAEYNGKLIGHLKSDDFFSVEKHPTATFKITEVKSNAKAAAGKPNATVTGDLTIKGITKPVSFPATVSVRNGVATAKGDVTIDRSKYDVRYGSNSFFDGLGDKAIMDEFVVTLDVTAKQ; this comes from the coding sequence ATGAAAAAGTACGTTATTTTAGCCTCACTTGCTAGTGCGCTGGTGTTCTCCGCTTCCGCAGGCAACACAAACAATGCAGCTGCGAAGGCTGCTACCGAAGTGGCTGCGCCCGCGAAGGCTCGTGCTTACAATGTAGACGTGGCCAAGAGCGACCTGAAGTGGCACGCCAAGAAAGTTACCGGCGAGCACATGGGCAACATTGGCCTTAAGAGCGGCCAGATGCTGGTTGAGGGAAACAAGATTGTGGGCGGTACCTTCGTGATCGACATGAACGCGATGACCTGCTCCGATATAAAGGATGCTGAGTACAACGGCAAACTGATCGGCCACCTGAAGTCTGATGATTTTTTCAGCGTGGAGAAGCACCCGACCGCCACTTTCAAAATCACCGAAGTAAAGTCTAACGCAAAGGCTGCCGCAGGCAAGCCAAACGCCACCGTAACCGGCGACCTGACAATAAAAGGCATCACGAAGCCTGTTTCTTTTCCTGCCACTGTTTCAGTGCGCAACGGTGTAGCGACAGCCAAAGGCGACGTAACCATCGACCGCTCCAAGTATGACGTGCGCTACGGCTCCAACAGCTTTTTTGATGGCCTTGGCGACAAAGCGATTATGGATGAGTTTGTAGTAACGCTGGATGTGACTGCAAAGCAGTAA
- a CDS encoding DUF6503 family protein, with protein sequence MYFFRTHTYTLFLLALLLAFTSCTNNEKPSEAQEIVDAALAAHGTQNLEQGVVTFRLRDRQYRALRDNGAFVYSRTFTDSTGQRVHDVLSNSGFKRTVDDAEVTLPQEEQQAYSESVNAVIYFALLPYFLNDAAVQKEYLGEATVKGEPYHKVKVTFRQEGGGEGFEDEYVYWFHQQRHTMDYLAYNFEENGGGSRFREATNPREIGNIRFQDYNNYKAPNNGKDFPIANYDRVFEAGKLEKVSEVNLEEVKVFGLN encoded by the coding sequence ATGTATTTCTTTCGAACCCACACCTATACTTTGTTTTTGCTGGCTTTGCTGCTGGCGTTTACCTCCTGCACTAACAATGAGAAGCCATCAGAGGCGCAGGAGATTGTTGATGCGGCCCTGGCGGCGCACGGTACTCAGAACCTGGAGCAGGGCGTGGTGACGTTCCGGCTCCGCGACAGGCAATACCGCGCCCTGCGCGACAACGGCGCGTTTGTGTATAGCCGCACCTTCACCGACTCCACGGGGCAGCGGGTGCATGATGTGCTGAGCAACAGTGGCTTTAAGCGTACGGTGGATGACGCGGAAGTTACGCTGCCACAAGAGGAGCAGCAGGCGTACAGTGAGTCGGTAAACGCGGTGATATACTTTGCGCTGCTGCCCTACTTCCTGAACGATGCTGCTGTGCAGAAAGAGTACTTAGGAGAAGCCACCGTGAAAGGGGAGCCTTACCACAAGGTAAAAGTTACCTTTAGGCAGGAGGGTGGCGGAGAGGGCTTTGAGGACGAGTACGTATACTGGTTCCACCAGCAGCGCCATACCATGGATTACCTGGCCTACAACTTTGAGGAGAACGGCGGCGGTTCGCGCTTCCGCGAGGCCACCAACCCACGCGAGATCGGCAACATCCGCTTCCAGGACTACAACAACTACAAAGCCCCCAATAACGGCAAAGATTTCCCCATAGCGAATTACGACAGGGTCTTCGAAGCCGGCAAACTGGAGAAAGTGTCAGAGGTTAACCTGGAGGAAGTAAAGGTATTCGGGCTGAACTAG
- the recR gene encoding recombination mediator RecR: MNFPSKLIENAVEELAKLPGIGRKTALRLALHLLKEESEESFSLANALVKMRTEVKHCKQCHNISDTDVCDICANPLRDKAVLCVVSDIRDVIAIENTSQYKGLYHVLGGVISPIEGIGPSDLHIDSLLERLPKSEVREILLAISPTMEGDTTAFYLTRKLRDFDLRITTIARGVPVGGELEYTDEITLGRSIVERTAYGKV; encoded by the coding sequence ATTAATTTTCCGTCGAAACTGATTGAAAATGCTGTGGAAGAGCTTGCGAAGCTGCCCGGCATAGGAAGAAAAACCGCACTCCGCCTGGCGCTGCACCTGCTAAAGGAGGAGTCTGAGGAGTCGTTCTCGCTGGCCAATGCACTGGTGAAAATGCGCACCGAGGTAAAGCACTGTAAGCAGTGCCACAACATCTCCGATACCGACGTTTGCGATATATGCGCCAATCCGCTGCGCGACAAGGCTGTACTGTGCGTGGTAAGTGACATACGGGATGTGATCGCGATTGAAAACACTTCGCAATACAAGGGCCTGTACCATGTGCTGGGAGGCGTTATCTCTCCGATAGAAGGCATCGGCCCATCCGACCTGCACATTGATTCGCTGCTGGAGCGACTGCCAAAGTCCGAAGTGCGGGAAATTCTGCTGGCCATTAGCCCCACCATGGAGGGCGATACCACCGCTTTCTACCTCACCCGCAAACTCCGTGACTTTGACCTGCGCATTACTACCATTGCACGGGGCGTGCCGGTGGGCGGCGAACTAGAGTACACAGATGAGATTACGCTGGGCCGCAGTATTGTAGAACGAACGGCTTACGGTAAAGTATAA
- a CDS encoding ATP-dependent Clp protease adaptor ClpS translates to MNWETDIIHKEELDVALLEETTDMRNLVVYNDDVNTFDHVIDTLMKVCKHTAEQAEQCTMLIHYKGKCTVKVGSFEELSGMCIALHDKDLSADIE, encoded by the coding sequence ATGAATTGGGAGACAGATATTATTCATAAAGAAGAGCTTGACGTTGCGTTGCTCGAGGAAACCACCGACATGCGCAACCTGGTGGTGTACAACGACGACGTGAACACTTTTGACCACGTAATCGACACGCTGATGAAAGTATGCAAGCACACGGCGGAGCAGGCAGAGCAGTGTACGATGCTGATTCATTACAAGGGGAAGTGCACGGTGAAAGTAGGCTCTTTCGAAGAGCTTTCGGGCATGTGCATCGCCCTGCACGACAAGGACCTTTCAGCTGACATAGAATAG
- a CDS encoding YceI family protein produces MKKTAIYATFAAALFFTACGGETEAVEETTAVTTEEAAAATTEGEAYQIVQDQSNVKWHGTKVAGEHRGEIELQGGELRVADNQLVGGNIVIDMTTITNTDITAAEDNANLVGHLKSDDFFGVEAHPTATFELVNASPIQNAAAGQPNYNVEGNLTIKGKTEPVSFPATVNIQNGTVNAKADVKVDRSKYDVRYGSETLLGELGDKAISDEFTVTFDVTAKQ; encoded by the coding sequence ATGAAAAAAACAGCCATTTATGCCACGTTTGCCGCAGCCCTTTTCTTTACTGCTTGCGGAGGCGAAACGGAAGCAGTGGAAGAAACAACTGCCGTGACAACTGAAGAAGCTGCCGCAGCAACAACTGAAGGCGAAGCTTACCAGATTGTACAGGACCAAAGCAACGTGAAGTGGCATGGAACGAAAGTAGCTGGCGAGCACAGAGGTGAAATTGAGCTGCAGGGTGGTGAACTGCGCGTAGCGGACAACCAACTGGTGGGTGGTAACATCGTGATCGACATGACGACTATCACCAACACCGATATCACAGCAGCAGAAGATAACGCAAACCTGGTAGGACACCTGAAGTCTGATGACTTCTTCGGCGTGGAGGCACATCCAACAGCTACATTCGAGCTGGTGAACGCATCCCCGATCCAGAATGCAGCTGCCGGCCAGCCGAACTATAACGTAGAAGGTAACCTGACAATCAAAGGCAAAACAGAGCCTGTGAGCTTCCCGGCAACGGTGAACATCCAGAATGGCACTGTAAACGCAAAAGCCGATGTAAAGGTAGATCGCTCTAAGTATGATGTGCGTTATGGCTCCGAGACCCTGCTGGGCGAGCTAGGCGACAAGGCGATCTCCGATGAGTTCACTGTTACTTTTGACGTGACTGCCAAGCAGTAA
- a CDS encoding amidohydrolase family protein — MKRPLLTFILCSIFFTSLAQVRKAPPRQEGEGPWPQLIIRGVTLINGNGAPPTGPVDVVVENNKIVAIKTVGYPGVKIDAASRPKLKIGGKELDATGMYLLPGFVDTHGHIGGEAQGADAEYVFKLWLAHGVTTVRDPSAGNGLDWVLDQKRKSAKNEITAPRILAYTAFGQGSSEPISTPEMARKWVKNNAAKGADGIKFFAASPKIMAAALEQNKKEGLRSAGHHAQMDVARWNVLHSARAGLTSMEHWYGLPEALFTDRTIQNYPADYNYNNEQDRFSEAGKLWQQAAPPYSEKWNQVMDELLSLDFTIGPTFNIYEASRDLMRATRAEWHETYTMPSLWEFYQPSKVSHGSYWHYWGTEQEVDWKNNYRLWMTFINEYKNRGGRVTAGSDSGFIFQLYGFAYIRELELLREAGFHPLEVIRAATLNGAEALGMDDKIGSVEIGKLADFVIVAENPLVNLKVLYGTGAIKLTEDNEVVRVGGVKYTIKDGIVYDAKALLEDVAQMVAKEKEKTGYKIMQPGIKE; from the coding sequence ATGAAAAGGCCCCTGCTCACTTTTATACTTTGCTCTATCTTTTTCACATCGCTGGCCCAGGTTCGGAAAGCACCTCCGAGACAGGAAGGTGAAGGCCCCTGGCCTCAACTCATTATTCGTGGGGTTACCCTGATCAATGGGAATGGCGCACCGCCAACCGGACCGGTAGATGTTGTGGTGGAGAACAACAAGATCGTTGCTATAAAAACCGTTGGTTACCCCGGGGTAAAAATAGATGCTGCAAGCAGGCCTAAACTTAAGATCGGTGGCAAAGAGCTTGATGCCACTGGTATGTACCTGCTGCCAGGATTTGTAGATACGCACGGCCATATCGGTGGTGAAGCCCAGGGCGCAGATGCAGAATACGTTTTCAAATTGTGGCTGGCTCATGGTGTTACCACTGTTAGAGATCCTTCGGCAGGCAATGGGTTGGATTGGGTGCTCGACCAGAAAAGAAAGAGTGCCAAAAATGAAATTACCGCGCCACGTATTTTGGCTTATACAGCTTTCGGGCAAGGTAGTAGTGAGCCGATCAGTACGCCGGAGATGGCACGCAAGTGGGTGAAGAACAATGCGGCCAAGGGTGCAGACGGTATAAAATTCTTTGCTGCCAGCCCGAAGATTATGGCTGCCGCGCTCGAACAGAACAAGAAGGAGGGCCTCCGGTCTGCCGGACACCACGCCCAGATGGATGTAGCCCGTTGGAACGTACTGCACTCTGCAAGGGCAGGCCTTACTTCTATGGAGCATTGGTACGGCTTGCCGGAAGCGCTTTTTACCGACCGTACCATTCAAAATTATCCTGCCGATTACAACTATAACAACGAGCAGGATCGCTTTAGTGAAGCAGGTAAGCTGTGGCAGCAGGCTGCTCCGCCCTATTCTGAAAAATGGAACCAGGTGATGGATGAATTGCTTTCCCTGGATTTCACCATTGGACCAACGTTTAACATTTATGAGGCAAGCCGTGATCTGATGCGAGCAACCCGTGCTGAGTGGCACGAAACCTATACCATGCCTTCTCTTTGGGAGTTTTACCAGCCCAGCAAGGTATCGCACGGCTCTTACTGGCATTACTGGGGTACTGAGCAGGAAGTAGACTGGAAAAACAACTACAGGCTATGGATGACTTTCATTAACGAATACAAAAACCGTGGCGGCCGCGTTACAGCGGGTTCAGACTCAGGCTTTATTTTCCAGTTATACGGCTTTGCTTATATCAGAGAACTAGAGCTGCTACGGGAGGCAGGTTTTCATCCATTAGAAGTGATCAGGGCAGCTACCCTAAACGGTGCCGAGGCCTTGGGCATGGACGACAAGATAGGTTCGGTGGAGATAGGAAAGCTGGCCGATTTTGTGATTGTAGCGGAAAACCCATTGGTGAACCTGAAAGTGCTTTATGGTACCGGGGCGATAAAGCTTACAGAAGATAACGAAGTAGTACGGGTTGGCGGGGTAAAGTATACCATCAAAGACGGCATTGTTTACGATGCAAAAGCCCTTTTGGAAGATGTTGCGCAGATGGTAGCTAAAGAAAAAGAAAAGACCGGCTATAAGATCATGCAGCCGGGAATTAAGGAGTAA
- a CDS encoding MarR family winged helix-turn-helix transcriptional regulator yields MKIEEEIKQGSFKSEYQKAYINVVYTSGYLEQRQSAMFKPFGVTLPQYNVLRILRGQHPKPATISMLIERMLDKTSNASRIVDKLEAKELVTRKQCPADRRTVDVLITAKGLDLLKEMDVLEGGKGTGITNLTEEEAAQLNVLLDKIRD; encoded by the coding sequence ATGAAGATAGAAGAAGAAATAAAGCAAGGTTCTTTTAAGAGTGAGTACCAGAAAGCCTACATCAACGTGGTGTATACGTCGGGGTACCTGGAGCAGCGGCAGTCGGCTATGTTTAAGCCGTTCGGCGTTACACTGCCCCAGTACAACGTGTTGCGCATTCTGCGGGGACAGCACCCGAAGCCGGCTACCATCAGCATGCTGATTGAGCGCATGCTGGATAAAACCTCTAATGCCTCGCGCATTGTGGACAAGCTGGAGGCAAAGGAGCTGGTAACGCGCAAGCAGTGTCCTGCCGATCGCCGCACCGTGGATGTGCTGATCACAGCCAAAGGGCTGGATCTCCTGAAGGAAATGGACGTGCTGGAGGGCGGCAAGGGTACCGGCATCACCAACCTTACCGAGGAAGAAGCTGCCCAACTGAATGTATTGCTTGACAAAATCAGAGACTAA